The following proteins are co-located in the Neodiprion virginianus isolate iyNeoVirg1 chromosome 6, iyNeoVirg1.1, whole genome shotgun sequence genome:
- the LOC124307379 gene encoding uncharacterized protein LOC124307379 isoform X1, translating to MSANAMLLLGLGLLSFAHTYAAVQRPGVLDTIKSGLEYASSYIDIAKDIADLVATSLGHEKRNRGDNGSDQPSENFAGKKKYFGNQGLVAAFFKLLGLDPTKINAIAVNSAIFLAQMISTAFNLKSKLDRSRGMDLKLEEDQDPLTEDGNWIRGPMRLILDSTNERIQRLVAQAKDENLPKHLVDRIDGLDTDCVRLFVCKAAPVIWAAQNSLRGKGNGSKKWDMTSWLPSRLEFQENGDKCEENHTACRLFPES from the exons ATGTCCGCAAATGCGATGCTTCTCCTTGGCCTCGGTCTTCTGTCTTTTGCCCATACTTATGCAGCAGTGCAACGTCCAG GGGTTTTGGATACGATTAAATCGGGTTTGGAATATGCTAGCAGCTACATCGACATTGCTAAGGATATAGCTGACCTTGTCGCTACAAGCTTGGGACACGAGAAACGAAATCGTGGTGATAATGGAAGTGATCAACCCAGCGAGAACTTTgctggaaagaaaaaatattttggaaacCAAGGTCTGGTGGCTGCTTTTTTCAAGCTTCTTGGTCTTGATCCGACCAAGATCAACGCCATCGCCGTTAACAGCGCAATCTTTCTGGCACAAATG ATTAGTACTGCCTTCAACTTGAAGTCAAAACTCGATCGATCGAGAGGAATGGACTTGAAATTAGAAGAAGATCAAGATCCACTGACAGAGGATGGTAATTGGATCCGAGGTCCGATGCGGCTTATTCTTGATTCGACGAACGAAAGG ATCCAACGTCTCGTCGCCCAAGCTAAGGACGAAAACTTGCCGAAGCACCTCGTCGATCGCATAGACGGACTTGACACGGATTGTGTTCGTCTTTTCGTCTGCAAGGCTGCGCCGGTTATTTGGGCTGCCCAAAATTCCCTGCGTGGAAAAGGAAACGGAAGTAAGAAATGGGACATGACTTCGTGGCTCCCTTCCAGACTAGAGTTTCAGGAAAATGGAGACAAGTGCGAAGAAAATCACACAGCTTGTCGATTGTTCCCAGAATCGTAG
- the LOC124307379 gene encoding uncharacterized protein LOC124307379 isoform X2 codes for MSANAMLLLGLGLLSFAHTYAAVQRPGVLDTIKSGLEYASSYIDIAKDIADLVATSLGHEKRNRGDNGSDQPSENFAGKKKYFGNQGLVAAFFKLLGLDPTKINAIAVNSAIFLAQMISTAFNLKSKLDRSRGMDLKLEEDQDPLTEDGNWIRGPMRLILDSTNERPTESCKTGTRSQDYRTIPTPGRRISRTTETFFFFQTITRGLMSFKREATFSQFFVE; via the exons ATGTCCGCAAATGCGATGCTTCTCCTTGGCCTCGGTCTTCTGTCTTTTGCCCATACTTATGCAGCAGTGCAACGTCCAG GGGTTTTGGATACGATTAAATCGGGTTTGGAATATGCTAGCAGCTACATCGACATTGCTAAGGATATAGCTGACCTTGTCGCTACAAGCTTGGGACACGAGAAACGAAATCGTGGTGATAATGGAAGTGATCAACCCAGCGAGAACTTTgctggaaagaaaaaatattttggaaacCAAGGTCTGGTGGCTGCTTTTTTCAAGCTTCTTGGTCTTGATCCGACCAAGATCAACGCCATCGCCGTTAACAGCGCAATCTTTCTGGCACAAATG ATTAGTACTGCCTTCAACTTGAAGTCAAAACTCGATCGATCGAGAGGAATGGACTTGAAATTAGAAGAAGATCAAGATCCACTGACAGAGGATGGTAATTGGATCCGAGGTCCGATGCGGCTTATTCTTGATTCGACGAACGAAAGG CCTACAGAGTCTTGTAAAACGGGTACTAGAAGTCAAGACTATAGAACGATCCCGACTCCAGGACGAAGGATCTCTCGGACTAcagaaacgttttttttttttcaaaccatcACCCGAGGTCTGATGTCATTCAAAAGGGAAGCAACATTTTCCCAGTTTTTCGTCGAATAA
- the LOC124307379 gene encoding uncharacterized protein LOC124307379 isoform X3, which yields MSANAMLLLGLGLLSFAHTYAAVQRPGVLDTIKSGLEYASSYIDIAKDIADLVATSLGHEKRNRGDNGSDQPSENFAGKKKYFGNQGLVAAFFKLLGLDPTKINAIAVNSAIFLAQMISTAFNLKSKLDRSRGMDLKLEEDQDPLTEDGNWIRGPMRLILDSTNERSLVKRVLEVKTIERSRLQDEGSLGLQKRFFFFKPSPEV from the exons ATGTCCGCAAATGCGATGCTTCTCCTTGGCCTCGGTCTTCTGTCTTTTGCCCATACTTATGCAGCAGTGCAACGTCCAG GGGTTTTGGATACGATTAAATCGGGTTTGGAATATGCTAGCAGCTACATCGACATTGCTAAGGATATAGCTGACCTTGTCGCTACAAGCTTGGGACACGAGAAACGAAATCGTGGTGATAATGGAAGTGATCAACCCAGCGAGAACTTTgctggaaagaaaaaatattttggaaacCAAGGTCTGGTGGCTGCTTTTTTCAAGCTTCTTGGTCTTGATCCGACCAAGATCAACGCCATCGCCGTTAACAGCGCAATCTTTCTGGCACAAATG ATTAGTACTGCCTTCAACTTGAAGTCAAAACTCGATCGATCGAGAGGAATGGACTTGAAATTAGAAGAAGATCAAGATCCACTGACAGAGGATGGTAATTGGATCCGAGGTCCGATGCGGCTTATTCTTGATTCGACGAACGAAAGG AGTCTTGTAAAACGGGTACTAGAAGTCAAGACTATAGAACGATCCCGACTCCAGGACGAAGGATCTCTCGGACTAcagaaacgttttttttttttcaaaccatcACCCGAGGTCTGA